One Anas platyrhynchos isolate ZD024472 breed Pekin duck chromosome 2, IASCAAS_PekinDuck_T2T, whole genome shotgun sequence DNA segment encodes these proteins:
- the LOC119713028 gene encoding GTPase IMAP family member 1-like — translation MPGMCPGCFGDGCGFGDAQGRLLLLGPFLEPRRRCWRCLRPACHPADCRAVLWAASVTAFASWRLGAASTGRAGSVSVAIQRVLVLPGFGEGLEMRLILAGKAGGGKSATGNTLLGQRVFESKLSTKPVTVSCARAQGHWDGEDFTVVDTADIFNPGGASSEVHQEIIRCIRLSSPGPHALLLVTQLGRFTQEDEEAAERLQDIFGADVFRHTIVIFTRAEELGERSLHDYVSCTDNKALRKLIERCGKRYCGFNNRAAGAERDHQVMELMGMVHSMVQENGDRYYSNEMYLEPNLTEEKVAYHMARYRAGRIKREQSGRRTVVVACGLFALTVAVISLGYYIMWVRGVPAPRNR, via the exons ATGCCAGGGATGTGCCCGGGGTGTTTCGGGGATGGTTGTGGATTTGGGGACGCACAGGGACGGCTGCTTCTTTTGGGACCCTTCCTCGAGCCCCGCAGGAGGTGCTGGCGCTGCCTGCGCCCTGCGTGCCATCCCGCTGACTGCAGGGCCGTGCTTTGGGCTGCTTCCGTCACCGCTTTCGCTTCCTGGAGGTTGGGAGCAGCAAGCACAGGACGTGCAGGAAG CGTGTCCGTGGCCATCCAGCGTGTCCTCGTGCTGCCTGGGTTCGGCGAGGGCTTGGAGATGAGGCTGATCCTGGCCGGGAAGGCTGGTGGGGGGAAAAGCGCCACGGGGAACACCCTCCTCGGGCAGCGTGTCTTTGAGTCCAAGCTGTCCACCAAGCCAGTGACCGTGAGCTGTGCGAGAGCacagggacactgggatggCGAGGACTTCACGGTGGTTGACACGGCCGACATTTTCAACCCCGGAGGTGCCAGCAGTGAGGTGCACCAAGAAATTATCCGCTGCATCAGGCTGTCCTCCCCGGGCCCCCACGCGCTGCTGCTGGTGACCCAGCTGGGCCGATTCACCCAGGAGGACGAGGAGGCCGCAGAGAGACTGCAGGACATCTTTGGAGCTGATGTTTTCAGGCACACCATCGTCATATTCACCCGTGCGGAAGAGCTGGGGGAGAGATCTCTGCATGACTACGTGTCCTGTACTGACAACAAAGCTCTCCGCAAGCTGATCGAGAGATGTGGGAAGAGGTATTGTGGCTTCAACAACCGGGCAGCTGGAGCCGAACGGGACCACCAGGTCATGGAGCTGATGGGGATGGTCCACAGCATGGTGCAGGAGAATGGGGACAGGTACTACAGCAATGAGATGTACCTGGAGCCCAATTTAACAGAAGAGAAGGTGGCGTATCACATGGCGAGGTACAGAGCAGGCAGGATAAAGAGGGAGCAGTCTGGCCGCAGGACAGTTGTCGTGGCTTGTGGGCTGTTTGCCCTCACCGTGGCTGTGATTTCCCTGGGTTACTATATCATGTGGGTGCGAGGAGTGCCAGCACCACGGAACCGCTGA
- the PTPN23 gene encoding tyrosine-protein phosphatase non-receptor type 23, giving the protein MEAVPRMPMIWLDLKEAGEFAFNAAVKKFVLKNYGENPENYNEELRKLEVLRQNAVNVPRDFEGCSTLRKYFGQLHYLQSRIPMGAEQEAAVPIAWTEIFSGKTVTHEDIKYEQACILYNLGALHSMLGAMDKRVSEEGMKVSCTHFQCAAGAFTYLRDHFPHSYSVDMSHQILNLNINLMLGQAQECLLEKSMLDNRKSFLVARISAQVVDYYKEACRALENSETASLLGKIQKDWKKLVQMKIYYFAAVAHLHMGKQAEEQQKFGERVIYFQSALDKLNEAIKLAKGQPETVQEALRFTMDVIGGKYNSAKKDNDFIYHEAVPALDTLQSVKGAPLVKALPVNPTDPAVTGPDIFAKLVPMAAHEASSLYSEEKAKLLRDVMAKIEAKNEVLDQFMDSMQLDPESVDNLEMYSHIPPVLMEKCAALSVRPDTVKNLVQSMQVLSGVFTDVEASLKEIRDLLEEDEAQERKLQELLGKSPAPPGSPPPPSPGLAEVSKECSKYLEVHEKASFTNTELHKAMNLHIGNLRLLSGPLEQVRAALPSPSLTEDDKQVLQNLKRILVKVQEMRDQRLSLEQQLREMIQKDDITTSLVTADRSEMKKLFEEQLKKYDQIKVYLEQNLAAQENILKALTDANVKYAAVRKALAEVEHKWNTTVQTLVASYEAYEDLMKKSQEGKDFYTDLEGKAAKLLEKARAACQAAEANRQQILEKELKKQPPPRPTAPKPALQKKPPELDGGGPEAAEGAQLGPLGLADLPEELRSLPPDVLAAHLARLPPSTLAALTLDPSLAAGLRPPAPPEVFLPLARLASAPLQPYSPARFPALPGHYPVPASAPGAFPVQLLQPSAPQAAVPPPSSAPSSAPQLFPAAPLLRGPPQPAYGVPHVLPPRSSPQHGPAVSYGLNQAGLPAAAPPRPPTMGPAPGGAQPPPMGAPEQGPAPRPATTTVDSVQAPISSCTAPPRLPNQGPAVPPTTFLPPQRPAAPPASFPYAPGGLQQPFGHPFPPGQHPHPTFTPPAQLQPTMELPARPQGLGGPQQFPPQAPFLPPARPQLPLPFQPPARPPLPPQFAQQPFSGPVGQLQPPPAPPQPPLCPQLYPLPGQDKLPPHGLPPPTGTLPFPGPLPRPPGPSVPPAQPLHPALGGLQPVPPPSSPALPFCPSPAPCGTVPMGPPQPSPATQSAPPHAAPSPSPVLSQLQGPTAVQGPLIPSPAPSPQPPLPLQPPQRPPPSLPPGEPQFQRQSSSTDDLLSSSPESQHGGSKAAVGQPLLQPTKADAKEGQKPKAVQLIEKDPYEKPEGVLRLLAELERFRGLLEGLERPAPTPGGGTQLDAVWKELQDAQERDARQLSIAIARCYSMKNRHQDIMPYDRNRVVLRSGKDDYINASRVEDLSPYCPTVIATQAPLLGTAADFWLMIYEQKVSVVVMLVSEQELEKQKVLRYFPAERGQPVVQGPVTLVLTGLKATPTHVERMITLQYRDQSLKRTVIHLQFTSWPELGLPDSKGSLLRFIQEVHGHYLHQRPLHTPIVVHCSSGVGRTGAFCLLYAAMQEVEAGNGIPDLPQLVKRLRQQRKHMLQEKLHLKFCYEAVLQHAEQVLQRHGVGTPGPKPPNSTSPKLYFHQDPQDLVLGGDLSISSIQATIAKLSIKPTGAGGEIGGGWGLDPAPGPDSAPPEALPALPDGVLDGVMDGSAAPIPEPTPPAPPEPPAEAESSNHVEEEPPKPPPVEPSGPSQPPQPPASAPSSSSLELLASLTPEAFTLDASLKGKQRMNKQNFLQAQTGEGLRGPRPTDDPLSMLDPLWTLNKS; this is encoded by the exons ATGGAGGCCGTGCCCCGCATGCCCATGATCTGGCTGGACCTGAAGGAGGCCGGCGAGTTCGCCTTCAACGCCGCCGTGAAGAAG tttgTCCTGAAGAACTACGGGGAGAACCCCGAGAACTACAACGAGGAGCTGCGCAAGCTGGAGGTGCTGCGCCAG AACGCCGTCAACGTCCCCAGGGACTTCGAGGGCTGCAGCACGCTGAGGAAATATTTCGGGCAGCTCCACTACCTGCAGAGCCGGATCCCCATGGGTGCTGAGCAGGAGGCCGCAGTCCCCATCGCCtg GACCGAAATCTTCTCGGGCAAGACGGTGACCCACGAGGACATCAAGTACGAGCAGGCCTGCATCCTCTACAACCTGG GTGCGCTGCACTCCATGCTGGGCGCCATGGACAAGAGGGTGTCGGAGGAG gGCATGAAGGTTTCGTGCACCCACTTCCAGTGCGCCGCCGGGGCCTTCACCTACCTGCGGGATCACTTCCCCCACTCCTACAGCGTGGACATGAGCCACCAGATCCTCAACCTCAACATCAACCTCATGCTG GGCCAGGCGCAGGAGTGTCTGCTGGAAAAATCCATGCTGGACAACAGGAAAAGCTTCCTCGTGGCCCGGATCAGCGCCCAG GTGGTGGATTACTACAAGGAGGCCTGCCGGGCGCTGGAGAACTCGGAAACGGCCTCGCTGCTGGgtaaaatccagaaagattgGAAGAAACTGGTCCAGATGAAGATTTATTACTTCGCCGCCGTGGCCCAC ctgcaCATGGGAAAACAAGccgaggagcagcagaagtTCGGGGAAAGG GTCATTTACTTCCAGAGCGCCCTGGATAAGCTCAACGAGGCAATCAAACTGGCAAAG GGCCAGCCCGAAACCGTCCAGGAAGCCCTGAGGTTCACCATGGACGTCATCGGTGGCAA GTACAATTCGGCCAAAAAAGACAACGACTTCATCTACCACGAAGCCGTGCCCGCCTTGGACACCCTGCAGTCGGTGAAAG GTGCCCCGCTGGTGAAAGCTCTCCCCGTCAACCCCACGGACCCCGCTGTCACCGGCCCCGATATCTTCGCCAAGCTGGTGCCCATGGCTGCCCACGAGGCCTCCTCGCTCTACAG cgAGGAGAAGGCCAAGCTGCTGAGGGACGTGATGGCCAAGATCGAAGCCAAAAACGAAGTCCTGGA CCAGTTCATGGACTCGATGCAGCTGGACCCCGAGAGCGTGGACAACCTGGAGATGTACAGCCACATCCCCCCCGTCCTGATGGAGAAGTGCGCCGCCCTCAGCGTGCGCCCCGACACCGTCAAAAACCTCGTCCAGTCCATGCAGG TCCTTTCTGGGGTTTTCACCGACGTGGAGGCCTCCCTGAAGGAAATCCGAGACCTCCTGGAGGAAGACGAAGCTCAGGAACGGAAactccaggagctgctggggaagagccCGGCCCCACCGggttctcctcctcctccttcccccggGCTGGCCGAGGTGAGCAAGGAGTGCTCCAAATACCTGGAGGTGCACGAGAAAGCCAGCTTCACCAACACCGAGCTGCACAAAGCCATGAACCTGCACATCGGCAACCTCCGCCTGCTCAGCGGGCCCCTGGAGCaggtccgggcggcgctgccctCGCCCTCGTTGACCGAAG aCGACAAGCAGGTGCTGCAGAACCTGAAACGGATCCTGGTCAAGGTGCAGGAGATGCGGGACCAGCGCCTGtccctggagcagcagctgcggGAGATGATCCAGAAGGACGACATCACCACCTCCCTCGTCACCGCCGACCGCTCCGAGATGAAG AAACTCttcgaggagcagctgaagaaatACGACCAGATCAAGGTGTACCTGGAGCAGAACCTGGCTGCCCAGGAGAACATCCTCAAGGCGCTGACCGACGCCAACGTCAAATACGCGGCCGTGCGCAAGGCCCTGGCCGAGGTGGAGCACAA GTGGAACACCACCGTCCAGACCCTGGTGGCCTCCTACGAAGCCTACGAGGACCTGATGAAGAAATCCCAAGAGGGGAAGGATTTTTACACCGACCTGGAGGGGAAAGCCGCCAAGCTGCTGGAAAAAGCCCGGGCGGCCTGCCAGGCTGCCGAAGCCAACCGCCAGCAGATCCTGGAGAA GGAGCTGAAGAAGCAgccgcccccccgccccacGGCCCCCAAACCTGCCTTACAGAAGAAACCCCCGGAGCTGGACGGGGGCGGCCCCGAAGCTGCCGAGGGGGCTCAGCTCGGCCCCCTGGGCTTGGCCGATCTCCCCGAGGAGCTCCGCAGCCTCCCCCCCGACGTCCTGGCCGCCCACCTGGCTCGTTTGCCCCCTTCCACGCTGGCCGCTCTCACCCTCGACCCCTCTTTAGCAGCCGGGctgcgccccccagccccccccgagGTTTTTTTACCCCTGGCCAGGCTGGCGAGCGCCCCGCTGCAACCCTACAGCCCCGCCCGCTTCCCTGCCCTACCCGGGCACTACCCCGTGCCTGCTTCTGCCCCCGGTGCCTTTCcagtgcagctcctgcagccctctGCCCCCCAAGCTgccgtccccccccccagctcagccccttCCTCTGCCCCCCAACTCTTCCCGGCCGCCCCCTTGCTCCGGGGCCCTCCGCAGCCCGCTTATGGGGTGCCCCACGTGCTGCCCCCACGTTCGTCCCCCCAACACGGCCCCGCTGTTTCCTACGGGCTGAACCAAGccgggctgcctgcagccgccccccccagacccccaacTATGGGGCCGGCCCCCGGGGGTGCTCAgcccccacccatgggtgcccccgaGCAGGGCCCGGCCCCCCGCCCGGCCACCACCACCGTGGACAGCGTCCAGGCCCCCATCTCCAGCTgcacagcccccccccgcctcccaaATCAGGGTCCTGCCGTGCCCCCCACCACCTTCCtgcccccccagcgccccgctgccccccctgcctccttcccctacgccccgggggggctgcagcagccttttGGGCACCCCTTCCCCCCCGGGCAGCACCCCCACCCCACTTTCACCCCCCCGGCGCAGCTGCAGCCCACCATGGAGCTGCCAGCTCGCCCCCAAGGCCTGGGGGGCCCCCAACAAttccccccccaagcccctttcctcccccccgcccgcccccagctccccctacccttccaaccccctgcccgccccccgctgcccccccagTTTGCCCAGCAGCCCTTCTCCGGCCCcgtggggcagctgcagccccccccagcccctccccagcccccgctgtgcccccagcTCTACCCCCTGCCCGGCCAGGACAAGCTGCCCCCCCACGGGCTCCCCCCACCCACGGGGACCCTCCCCTTCCCCGGCCCCCTGCCCAGACCCCCTGGGCCGAGCGTGCCCCCAGCCCAACCCCTCCACCCcgccctgggggggctgcagcccgtgcccccccccagctccccagccctccctttttgccccagccctgccccgtgCGGCACCGTGCCCATGGGGCCCCCCCAGCCTTCCCCCGCCACCCAATCCGCCCCCCCCCACGCCGCCCCTTCTCCCAGCCCCGTCCTGAGCCAGCTCCAAGGCCCCACAGCGGTGCAGGGCCCCCTGatcccctccccggccccctccccgcagccccctctgCCCTTGCaacccccccagcgccccccaccCTCGCTGCCCCCCGGCGAGCCCCAATTCCAGCGGCAGAGCTCCTCCACCGACGACCTGCTGTCCTCCAGCCCCGAAAGCCAGCACGGGGGCTCCAAAGCGGCGGTGGGGCAACCCCTGCTGCAACCCACCAAGGCGGACGCCAAAGAGGGCCAAAAACCCAAAGCCGTGCAGCTGATCGAGAAGGACCCCTACGAGAAACCCGAAGGCGTCCTGCGCCTCCTGGCTGAGCTCGAACGTTTCCGAGGCCTCCTGGAAGGTTTGGAGCGCCCGGCACCCACCCCTGGGGGTGGCACCCAACTGGACGCGGTGtggaaggagctgcaggacgCCCAGGAACGCGACGCCCGGCAGCTTTCCATCGCCATCGCCCGCTGTTATTCCATGAAGAACCGCCACCAGGACATCATGCCCTACGACAGGAACCGCGTGGTGCTGCGCTCGGGGAAAGACGATTACATCAACGCCAGCCGGGTGGAGGACCTCTCGCCCTACTGCCCCACCGTCATCGCCACCCAAGCGCCGCTGCTGGGCACCGCCGCCGATTTCTGGCTGATGATTTACGAGCAGAAGGTGTCCGTCGTCGTCATGCTGGTGTccgagcaggagctggagaag caAAAGGTGCTGCGGTACTTCCCTGCGGAGCGGGGCCAGCCGGTGGTGCAGGGCCCCGTCACCCTGGTCCTCACGGGGCTGAAGGCCACCCCGACCCACGTGGAGCGGATGATCACCCTGCAGTACCGCGACCAGAGCCTCAAGCGCACCGTCATCCACCTGCAGTTCACCTCCTGGCCCGAGCT GGGTCTGCCCGACAGCAAGGGGAGCCTCCTGCGCTTCATCCAGGAGGTGCACGGCCACTACCTGCACCAGCGCCCGCTGCACACCCCCATCGTCGTGCACTGCAG CTCCGGCGTGGGCCGTACGGGCGCCTTCTGCCTGCTCTACGCGGCCAtgcaggaggtggaggcggGCAACGGGATCCCCGACCTGCCCCAGCTGGTGAAGCGCCTGCGGCAGCAACGCAAGCACATGCTCCAGGAGAAG CTCCACCTCAAGTTCTGCTACGAGGCCGTCCTGCAGCACGCGGAGCAGGTCCTGCAGCGCCACGGGGTGGGCACGCCCGGCCCCAAGCCCCCCAACAGCACGTCCCCCAAG CTCTActtccaccaggacccccaggacctggtgctggggggggacctGTCCATCAGCTCCATCCAGGCCACCATCGCCAAGCTCAGCATCAAGCCcacgggggcagggggagaaatcggggggggctgggggctcgaTCCTGCCCCGGGGCCTGATTCTGCCCCCCCGGAGGCGCTGCCAGCGCTTCCCGATGGTGTTTTGGATGGGGTGATGGACGGCAGCGCCGCCCCAATCCCTGAGCCaacccccccagcgccccccgagcccccagcCGAGGCCGAGAGCAGCAACCACGTGGAGGAGgagccccccaaaccccccccggTTGAGCCCTCGGGGCCTTcgcagcccccgcagcccccggcctccgctccctcctcctcctcgctggagctgctggcttCCCTCACGCCCGAGGCCTTCACCCTGGACGCGTCGCTGAAGGGCAAGCAGAGGATGAACAAGCAAAACTTCCTCCAGGCGCAGACGGgagaggggctgcgggggcccCGGCCCACCGACGACCCCCTCAGCATGCTCGACCCCCTCTGGACACTCAACAAGAGCTGA
- the SCAP gene encoding sterol regulatory element-binding protein cleavage-activating protein yields MTLTEKLRERISRAFYSHGLLCASYPIPIILFTGLCILACCYPLLKLPLPGTGPVEYSTPVKDYFPPSPDPVLQQGDLGERPDWYVGAPVAYIQQIFVKATVSPWQKNFLAVDVFRSPLSRVFQLVEEIRNHALRDSSGVKSLEEVCLQVTDLLPGLKKLRNLLPEHGCLLLSPGNFWQNDRERFNADPDIIKTIHQHEPKTLQTSATLKDLLFGLPGKYSGVNLYNRKRVVSYTVTLGLQRYDSRFLSSLRSRLKLLHPSPNCTLREENIVHVHFKEEIGIAELIPLVTTYIILFAYIYFSTRKIDMVKSKWGLALAAVVTVLSSLLMSVGLCTLFGLTPTLNGGEIFPYLVVVIGLENVLVLTKSVVSTPVDLEVKLRIAQGLSNESWSIMKNMATELGIILIGYFTLVPAIQEFCLFAVVGLVSDFFLQMFFFTTVLSIDIRRMELADLNKRLPAEACLPPAKAVSRSQRYERQPALRPATPHTITLQPSSFRNLRLPKRLRVIYFFARTRLAQRLIMAGTVIWIGILVYTDPAGLRTYLTSQVTEQSPLGEAGLPPMPVPGGVLPAGDPKLDLSVFPADPVQLSENQTQQREQKSGLDSLSRLEANQHSWAQGHEGKGNGQTELGTEAEVTWGAEDEEIWRKLSFRHWPSLFSYYNITLAKRYISILPAIPVTLYLNPQEALEVRHPQEANRYHPFLASSGAKLGAAAQPDQASPKLQGHRDVTLYKVAALGLASGIILVLLLFCLYKVFCPKNYGQNGLAHSRRKRGDLPCDDYGYSPPETEIVPLVLRGHLMDIECLASDGMLLVSCCLVGQIRVWDAQTGDCLTVIPKPRLRRDSSGVFDYQESWDHSPDGKNSLDDSFESSHQLKRMLGPPQPPLFCDQPDLTSLIDTNFSEQVKVPESETRLRAVGGRQKEAGYDFSSLVGKVYEEHSTSNCISFTGLPAPHAQAGSRSLGCGNEEGGCSSRRRSLGDESFTGFDKSSPLPSWGGDLESSVWSLDLQGNLIVAGRSNGKLEVWDAIEGTLRSSNEEGQSGITALVFLNNRIVAARLNGSLDFFSLETHTSFNHLQFRGAPSRSSIPSSPVFSSSDIIMCQLTHTVSCAHQKPITALKAAAGRLVTGSQDHTLRVFRLEDSCCLFTLQGHSGAITAVYMDQTMVLASGGQDGAICLWDVLTGSKVSHMYAHRGDVTSLTCTTSCVISSGLDDVISIWDRSSGIKLYSIQQEMGCGASLGVISDNLLVTGGQGCVSFWDIGYGDLLQTVYLGKSNESQPARQILVLENAAIVCNFGSELSLVYVPSVLEKLD; encoded by the exons CTACCCCCTGCTTAAGCTGCCGTTACCTGGAACGGGGCCCGTGGAGTACAGCACCCCGGTGAAGGAttattttcccccctctccagACCCCGTCTTGCAGCAAGGAGACCTCGGCGAGCGCCCTGACTGG TACGTTGGTGCTCCTGTGGCCTACATTCAGCAGATCTTTGTGAAAGCCACCGTCTCCCCATGGCAGAAGAACTTCCTCGCCGTGGATGTGTTTCGTTCGCCACTGTCCCGCGTCTTCCAGCTCGTGGAGGAGATCAGAAACCATGCCCTGAGAGACAG TTCTGGTGTCAAGAGCTTGGAGGAAGTCTGCCTTCAGGTTACAGACCTTCTCCCTGGCCTCAAGAAGCTGAGGAATCTGCTCCCCGAGCATGGCTGTCTGTTACTGTCTCCGGGGAACTTCTGGCAGAATGACCGAGAGCGATTCAACGCCGACCCCGATATTATCAAAACCATCCACCAGCATGAACCAAAGACTCTGCAGACATCAGCTACTCTCAAAG ATCTGCTGTTTGGACTCCCTGGAAAATACAGCGGGGTGAATCTGTACAACAGGAAGCGAGTGGTGTCCTACACTGTCACACTGGGCCTCCAGCGATACGACTCCAG GTTCCTCAGCAGCCTCCGCTCTCGCCTCAAGCTGCTGCACCCCAGCCCCAACTGCACGCTGCGGGAGGAGAACATCGTGCACGTCCACTTCAAGGAGGAGATTGGCATTGCCGAGCTGATCCCCCTCGTCACCACCTACATTATCCTCTTTGCCTACATCTACTTCTCCACAC GGAAGATTGACATGGTGAAATCGAAATGGGGCCTGGCCCTGGCAGCGGTGGTCACGGTGCTCAGCTCTCTGCTCATGTCCGTCGGGCTGTGCACGCTGTTTGGTTTGACCCCTACTCTTAACGGAGG AGAGATCTTTCCCTACTTGGTCGTGGTGATTGGCCTGGAGAACGTGCTGGTCCTCACCAAGTCGGTCGTCTCCACGCCTGTCGACCTGGAAGTGAAGCTGCGCATCGCCCAAG GCCTGAGCAACGAGAGCTGGTCAATTATGAAGAACATGGCCACAGAGCTCGGGATCATCCTGATCGGGTATTTCACCCTCGTCCCAGCCATCCAG gagttCTGCCTCTTCGCCGTGGTGGGCCTGGTGTCCGACTTCTTCCTGCAGATGTTCTTCTTCACCACCGTGCTCTCCATCGACATTCGTCGCATGGAG CTCGCTGACCTGAACAAGAGGCTGCCAGCAGAAGCCTGCCTGCCCCCCGCCAAGGCCGTCAGCCGCTCGCAGCGCTACGAGCGGCAGCCGGCCCTGCGGCCCGCCACCCCCCACACCATCACCCTGCAGCCCTCGTCCTTCAGGAACCTGCGCCTCCCCAAAAGGCTCAGGGTCATCTACTTCTTCGCCAGGACCCGGCTGGCCCAGAGGCTCATCATG GCCGGGACGGTGATTTGGATCGGAATCCTGGTCTACACGGACCCCGCTGGGCTCCGCACCTACCTCACCTCGCAGGTCACCGAGCAGAGCCCCCTGGGGGAGGCGGGTTTGCCCCCTATGCCCGTTCCCGGAGGGGTCTTACCTGCTGGCGACCCCAAGCTCGATCTCTCGGTCTTCCCGGCGGACCCCGTGCAGCTGTCAGAGAACCAGACGCAGCAGCGGGAGCAGAAGTCAGGGTTGGATTCCCTGAGCAGGCTGGAGGCGAACCAGCACAGCTGGGCCCAGGGACATGAGGGCAAAGGGAACGGGCAGACGGAGCTGGGGACCGAGGCAGAGGTCACCTGGGGAGCGGAGGATGAGGAGATCTGGAGGAAGCTTTCCTTCAGGCACTGGCCGTCCCTCTTCAGCTACTACAACATCACCCTGGCCAAGAG GTACATCAGCATCCTTCCAGCCATCCCGGTCACGCTCTACCTGAACCCCCAAGAGGCCTTGGAAGTGCGGCACCCCCAGGAAGCCAACCGCTACCACCCCTTCCTGGCTTCAAGCGGCGCcaagctgggggctgcagctcagcctgACCAAGCCTCCCCCAAGCTGCAGGGGCACCGGGATGTCACCCTGTACAA GGTGGCTGCGCTGGGCCTGGCCTCGGGCATCATCCTGGtcctgctgctcttctgcctGTACAAGGTGTTCTGCCCCAAAAACTACGGGCAGAACGGGCTGGCCCACAGCAGGAGGAAGCGGGGCGACCTCCCCTGCGATGACTACGGCTACTCCCCGCCCGAGACCGAGATCGTTCCCTTGGTTCTCAGGGGCCACCTCATG gaCATCGAGTGCCTGGCTAGCGACGGGATGCTGCTGGTCAGCTGCTGCCTGGTGGGCCAGATCCGGGTGTGGGATGCTCAGACCGGGGACTGCCTCACCGTAATTCCCAAACCGAG GTTGCGACGGGACAGCAGCGGCGTTTTTGATTACCAGGAGAGCTGGGATCACAGCCCGGATGGCAAGAACAGCCTGGACGACTCCTTTGAGAGCAGCCACCAGCTCAAGAGGATGCTCGGCCCGCCCCAGCCTCCCCTTTTCTGCGACCAGCCAGACCTCACCTCCCTCATCGACACCAACTTCTCCGAGCAGGTGAAGGTGCCCGAATCGGAGACGCGGCTCCGGGCTGTGGGCGGGCGCCAAAAAGAAGCTGGCTACGACTTCAGCAGCCTGGTTGGCAAAGTGTACGAAGAGCACAGCACCTCCAACTGCATCAGCTTCACCGGCCTGCCCGCCCCGCACGCCCAGGCTGGGTCCCGCTCCCTGGGCTGCGGCAACGaggagggaggctgcagcagccgcAGGAGGAGCCTGGGGGACGAATCTTTCACGGGCTTTGACAAATCGTCGCCGCTTCCTTCCTGGGGAGGAGACTTGGAGAGCTCTGTCTGGAGCCTGGACCTGCAGGGGAACCTCATCGTGGCCGGCCGCAGTAACGGGAAGCTGGAG gTGTGGGACGCCATCGAGGGCACCCTGCGCAGCAGTAACGAGGAAGGGCAGTCGGGCATCACGGCGCTGGTGTTCCTCAACAATAG GATCGTTGCTGCCCGGCTGAACGGCTCTCTGGACTTCTTTTCGCTAGAAACACACACGTCCTTCAACCACCTGCAGTTCCGAG GAGCCCCGAGCAGAAGCAGCATCCCCTCCTCCCCGGTGTTCAGCAGCAGCGACATCATCATGTGCCAGCTCACCCACACCGTGTCCTGCGCCCACCAGAAGCCCATCACGGCTCTGAAAGCCGCAGCGGGACGCCTGGTGACGGGCAGCCAGGACCACACGCTGCGG GTGTTCCGGCTCGAAGATTCGTGCTGCCTGTTCACTCTCCAGGGCCACTCGGGAGCCATCACGGCCGTGTACATGGACCAG ACGATGGTGCTGGCGAGCGGGGGCCAGGACGGTGCCATCTGCCTGTGGGACGTGCTGACGGGCAGCAAGGTGAGCCACATGTACGCCCACCGCGGGGACGTCACCTCCCTCACCTGCACCACGTCCTGCGTCATCAGCAGCGGCTTGGACGACGTGATCAGCATCTGGGACAGGAGCTCGGGCATCAAGCTCTACTCCATCCAGCAG GAAATGGGGTGTGGAGCCAGCCTGGGCGTGATTTCGGACAACCTGCTGGTGACAGGAGGCCAGGGCTGCGTCTCTTTTTGGGATATCGGCTACGGGGACCTGCTGCAGACGGTTTACCTGGGGAAGAGCAACGAGTCGCAGCCCGCCCGGCAGATCCTGGTGCTGGAGAACGCCGCCATCGTCTGCAACTTCGGCAGCGAGCTCAGCCTGGTCTACGTGCCCTCGGTGCTGGAGAAATTGGactga